The proteins below are encoded in one region of Maribacter aestuarii:
- the rpe gene encoding ribulose-phosphate 3-epimerase — translation MQKTKIAPSLLAADFGNLQRDVEMVNNSAADWHHIDVMDGIFVPNISYGMPVIKAIAEHATKPLDVHLMIVDPDRYIKTFADLGANILSVHYEACTHLHRTLQAIKAEGMKAGVALNPHTNINLLEDTIKDIDVVCMMSVNPGFGGQSFIENTYDKVKALKTLINKKGAHTLIEMDGGVTSKNAKALVAAGADVLVAGSFVFKSADPTKTIRELKEVVA, via the coding sequence ATGCAGAAGACAAAAATTGCTCCTTCCCTACTTGCGGCCGATTTCGGAAACTTGCAGCGGGATGTTGAAATGGTAAATAATAGTGCTGCGGATTGGCATCATATTGATGTCATGGACGGTATTTTTGTACCAAACATTTCCTATGGAATGCCGGTAATCAAAGCTATTGCGGAGCATGCTACTAAACCCTTAGATGTGCATTTAATGATTGTAGACCCCGATAGGTATATTAAGACCTTTGCCGATTTAGGAGCCAACATACTAAGTGTCCACTATGAAGCTTGTACACATTTGCATAGAACGCTACAGGCTATCAAAGCAGAAGGAATGAAGGCTGGGGTGGCTTTAAATCCGCATACGAACATCAATTTATTGGAAGATACTATCAAAGATATCGATGTGGTCTGTATGATGAGTGTAAATCCAGGATTTGGTGGTCAATCCTTCATCGAGAATACCTACGATAAGGTGAAGGCCTTAAAAACACTCATCAATAAAAAAGGTGCTCATACATTAATCGAGATGGATGGTGGAGTAACCTCCAAAAATGCAAAGGCATTGGTAGCGGCCGGAGCGGATGTTCTGGTGGCAGGAAGCTTTGTTTTTAAAAGTGCCGACCCGACAAAAACCATCCGGGAGTTAAAAGAAGTAGTAGCCTAA
- a CDS encoding YpdA family putative bacillithiol disulfide reductase, with product MDKLDIVIVGGGPIGIACGLEAQKKGLTYVIIEKGPIVNSLFNYPVNMQFFSSSEKLEIDEIPFISKEAKPKRDEALEYYRRIVTSNKLDIHLFERVESVIKQNDVFAVTTTKSNYVSNNVIIATGFYDIPNKLNIPGEELPKVSHYYKDPHFYAGQKLAVIGASNSAIDAALECYRKGAEVSLIIRGPEVGQRVKYWVRPDIINRIEEGSINAFYNTNVTEIKDEEIILNSPEGTRSLPNDFVLALTGYKPNFEFLEKLGIQLSDDEKRLPAYDPDTMESNVEGLYLAGVICGGMETHKWFIENSRVHAKIIAQHILDSR from the coding sequence ATGGATAAACTTGATATTGTTATTGTTGGGGGCGGGCCCATAGGTATTGCCTGTGGTCTGGAAGCACAGAAAAAGGGTTTAACCTATGTAATCATAGAAAAAGGACCCATTGTAAACTCACTTTTTAACTACCCGGTGAACATGCAGTTCTTTTCTTCCTCAGAAAAGCTGGAAATTGATGAGATTCCCTTCATAAGTAAAGAAGCAAAGCCAAAACGAGACGAAGCTTTGGAATATTACCGAAGGATTGTTACGTCCAACAAGCTGGACATACACCTTTTTGAGCGAGTAGAAAGCGTTATCAAGCAGAATGATGTTTTCGCTGTAACCACCACAAAAAGTAACTACGTTTCCAACAACGTCATCATTGCGACTGGATTTTATGACATTCCCAACAAATTGAATATTCCAGGTGAGGAATTACCTAAAGTCTCCCATTATTATAAAGACCCCCATTTCTATGCTGGTCAAAAACTGGCCGTGATCGGGGCAAGCAATTCTGCCATAGATGCGGCACTGGAGTGTTACCGTAAAGGAGCCGAAGTCTCCCTAATCATCCGTGGTCCTGAGGTAGGTCAACGTGTAAAGTATTGGGTTAGACCAGACATTATCAATCGCATCGAAGAAGGCAGTATAAATGCCTTTTACAATACCAATGTAACCGAAATTAAGGACGAAGAGATTATTTTAAATTCACCAGAAGGCACCCGTAGTCTACCTAACGATTTTGTTTTGGCACTTACAGGTTATAAACCCAATTTTGAATTTTTAGAAAAGCTAGGGATACAACTTTCCGATGACGAAAAAAGACTTCCAGCCTATGATCCCGACACCATGGAGAGCAATGTGGAGGGTCTTTATTTAGCCGGAGTCATATGCGGAGGCATGGAAACCCATAAATGGTTTATAGAAAACTCCAGGGTCCACGCCAAAATAATCGCTCAACACATTTTAGATAGCCGATAA
- a CDS encoding glycerate kinase, with translation MKFVLAPDKYKGSLSGAEFCNAVEEGILKVLPKATILKKPLADGGDGTIAVVKHYLNADTISVQVNDPLFRVIDSGYLLSHDSKTAFIEMSEASGLKLLHSGELNCMETTSFGTGELILDALEKGVAKIILGIGGSATNDGGMGIAAALGYEFLDKDGNVLKPIGKNLKAVATICKNLVYKKLSQVKVKVACDVSNPFYGNNGAAFVYGPQKGASEKEVKLLDEGLKNFADCIHAEFNVDVQDIPGAGAAGGVGGGAIVFLNATLTSGIDLIKELADFDKVIYGADWIITGEGKLDAQTLSGKTIAGVLTAAHKKNIKVAALCGAVELTPEQQEEIGLHYVCSILRGVSSLEDALGNSYDNLVTASYNFAKLLKKGL, from the coding sequence ATGAAATTCGTATTAGCACCGGACAAGTACAAAGGCTCTTTATCAGGTGCTGAGTTTTGCAATGCGGTGGAGGAAGGGATTTTAAAAGTTCTCCCAAAAGCTACAATTCTTAAAAAGCCTTTGGCCGATGGAGGTGACGGTACTATAGCTGTAGTCAAACATTACTTAAATGCTGATACCATTAGTGTCCAGGTAAATGACCCACTTTTTAGAGTTATAGACTCAGGATATTTGTTATCTCATGATAGTAAAACTGCATTTATCGAAATGTCCGAAGCGTCTGGACTCAAATTACTGCACAGTGGGGAGCTAAATTGTATGGAAACCACTTCCTTCGGAACCGGAGAGCTCATTTTGGATGCTCTAGAAAAAGGGGTAGCTAAAATAATTCTTGGTATCGGAGGTAGTGCAACCAATGACGGGGGTATGGGAATAGCGGCTGCTCTAGGTTATGAGTTTTTGGACAAAGACGGCAACGTATTGAAACCTATCGGAAAAAATTTAAAAGCTGTTGCTACCATATGTAAGAATTTAGTATATAAGAAACTCTCTCAGGTCAAAGTGAAAGTTGCCTGTGATGTTAGTAACCCGTTTTATGGAAATAATGGAGCTGCGTTCGTATACGGGCCTCAAAAAGGAGCTTCTGAGAAAGAAGTCAAGCTACTGGACGAAGGATTAAAGAACTTTGCTGATTGTATACACGCGGAATTTAATGTTGATGTACAAGATATTCCTGGGGCTGGTGCCGCTGGTGGAGTAGGCGGGGGAGCCATAGTGTTTTTGAATGCCACCTTGACCTCCGGTATTGATTTAATAAAAGAATTGGCCGATTTTGATAAAGTTATTTATGGTGCCGATTGGATTATAACGGGGGAAGGAAAATTGGATGCTCAAACCTTATCCGGAAAGACAATCGCAGGAGTCCTTACAGCCGCCCACAAAAAAAACATAAAAGTTGCTGCATTATGTGGCGCTGTGGAACTGACTCCAGAACAGCAAGAAGAAATAGGATTGCACTATGTATGTTCAATTCTTAGGGGAGTATCCTCTTTAGAGGATGCCTTAGGAAACAGTTACGATAACCTCGTAACTGCAAGCTATAATTTTGCTAAACTCCTGAAGAAGGGGCTATAA
- a CDS encoding GIY-YIG nuclease family protein, with protein MKFFVYVLRSINFDRNYVGFTRNVGIRLKQHNAGKTKSTKPYLPWKLVLVEEFEFKEDALAKEKFLKTGRGREYIKNWPRGATE; from the coding sequence ATGAAGTTTTTCGTTTATGTTCTTAGAAGTATAAATTTTGACAGGAATTACGTTGGGTTTACCAGAAATGTTGGAATACGTTTAAAACAACATAATGCCGGAAAAACAAAATCAACCAAACCATATCTACCTTGGAAGTTGGTACTTGTTGAAGAGTTTGAGTTTAAAGAGGATGCTCTTGCAAAAGAAAAGTTTTTAAAAACTGGCAGGGGTAGAGAGTATATTAAGAATTGGCCGCGTGGCGCAACTGAATAG
- a CDS encoding GatB/YqeY domain-containing protein, producing MGLQQKVMEQMKTAMKAKDTVALESLRAIKSALLLAQTSGEGDLSEDDEIKLVQKLVKQRRDSAAIFAEQGRNDLAEPELAQVKVIEQFLPEQLTEDEIEKVVVQTIEATGASGMKDMGKVMGIVSKELAGQADGKTISSIIKRKLA from the coding sequence ATGGGACTACAGCAAAAGGTAATGGAGCAGATGAAAACGGCGATGAAAGCAAAGGATACGGTGGCCTTGGAATCTTTACGTGCTATAAAATCAGCGTTGTTATTGGCACAGACCAGTGGGGAAGGTGATTTGTCTGAAGACGATGAAATAAAACTAGTTCAAAAATTGGTTAAACAGAGAAGGGATAGTGCCGCAATTTTTGCGGAGCAAGGTAGGAATGATTTGGCCGAACCTGAACTGGCACAAGTTAAAGTAATTGAGCAGTTTTTACCGGAACAACTCACTGAGGATGAAATAGAAAAAGTGGTTGTACAGACTATTGAGGCTACAGGGGCATCAGGTATGAAAGATATGGGAAAGGTCATGGGAATAGTTTCCAAAGAATTAGCTGGGCAGGCTGATGGGAAAACAATTTCCAGTATCATAAAACGAAAATTAGCTTAA